Part of the Polaribacter sp. Hel1_33_78 genome is shown below.
AGGTACTACGAAAGGCTATGGCTATGGCTATGGCTATGGCTATGGCTATGGCTATGGCTACGGAAATGGATATTTAGATGAGGTTAAAAAACCATGGTACAAACGAATTCTCTAGGAGTATAGGAAAATAAAGAAAAGGAAGCAATTTGCTTCCTTTTTTTTGTAAAACCAGTCATAAAATCTTTGAAAATAAGAACTCTTTAGGTAAACAAAGTTGGTTGCAGTTTATAGGATAATGATCACTACATTAGGATAGATGGCATTTCTAAGAGCACTATTATTAGGATAACTTCTTTTCAGGTTCGTTTACGCTAGTTCATTTTTTATTATTATGTAATTCAATAAAATTTTAATTTAAACTCTCTTATTAATTTTGTCAAAATAATAAGACCTAAACTCTTTTTTGTATAGTAGTTTTACCAACTTCTTAGCTTTCTTTTTAAAATCAGTGATGAAATCACAATACATTTTATTTAATTTAAATAAAATTGGGTTTTTAGTAAAAAGAAAGATTAACGTTATCTGATAACTAACGATAAGGTTTTTTTCATAAACCAAACTATCAGCATCAAAAAGTATTTTTGAGGAACCTATATATGTGCTAAATAGGTCAAAATGATATTTGTGTGATTTTATTGCATTTAAAGTGTTTTCTTTCAGTGATAGTTTTAATAAATCATAACTATTTCTGAGCGTTAAAGATTTATAACAACTTCCTTGATCACTAAATTGTTTGTTTATACAATTATGTACGATTTGGTTTTTTATGGAAGGAATGCTAAAGTTGTCAAATTTTCTTGATCCATCTGAAAAAAGTTTATAATTATAAGTTTTAGAGTATTTATTTAAAATAACTTTATCATGAATTTCTATAGCAGCAATACTGCCTTTTTTTACCATTTTTGGATAATGTCTTGATTCAAAAATAATATGCTTTTCTTTCATAGCTGTATTATAACCGTACTCTCTTAGTAGCTTCACTGTTTTTACAAGATGTTTGTCGTCTACCAAGAAGTCAATATCACCAATCATCCTTTCACCAATATTTCCATACAGATTTTCTATTAAGAAACTAGTTCCTTTGAGGAAAATTGGGATAATATTATTTTCCAACAAAAGAATATTAATTTCTTTGGCTTGTACTATGA
Proteins encoded:
- a CDS encoding nucleotidyltransferase family protein, which codes for MNYLETLCFIGKCLTLSHEEKNRSKVLTILKNEDVDWESVVKVSTAHLVFPALYCNLKEVAFLHLLPKDLVQHMESIYHLNHDRNLEIIVQAKEINILLLENNIIPIFLKGTSFLIENLYGNIGERMIGDIDFLVDDKHLVKTVKLLREYGYNTAMKEKHIIFESRHYPKMVKKGSIAAIEIHDKVILNKYSKTYNYKLFSDGSRKFDNFSIPSIKNQIVHNCINKQFSDQGSCYKSLTLRNSYDLLKLSLKENTLNAIKSHKYHFDLFSTYIGSSKILFDADSLVYEKNLIVSYQITLIFLFTKNPILFKLNKMYCDFITDFKKKAKKLVKLLYKKEFRSYYFDKINKRV